The following are encoded together in the Adhaeribacter arboris genome:
- a CDS encoding ABC transporter substrate-binding protein: MSAKKLFFFLLLLFFFNACQPANKKEEVVVRAVADPETLNPIGFSSANAVQIIALLYQSLLTIDLQDQQLKPLLVEKLPAVRQEKGKSYFTYQLRKEAVWDDQNPITGRDVAFTLKVIKAPLVKNNKLRIALDYVQDIKLDPRDPRKFTIECEGYVPEMGWETGDFAILPVHLVDPQHLLDEFSVPDLINQYDSLSNHPKIKTFADWFNSARFTRDKQFLKGSGGYELVDWKTGQYVRLKQKENWWATRLKPQLSYITAQPANINFQIIPENYSALVALNNGQLDVFSGIPPTNFVKLKRDKSFLERYALFTPATYDFTYIGINGRNKKFADKRTRQALAHLLDIPKIITITQHNFAKPTVGIVNPIDKQFYNDSIQPYSLNLQEAEHLLRLAGWQQKNNGWQKQINGQVIPLAIKFNYRAGNNEFENIAVIFQEAAAKIHIPVTIEPLESVLLSNKLRAQDFEVTIRYSMGNPGAFNYKPILHSESAVPGGLNFTGFGTTQSDKLIEAISQTKDNTQRAKLLRKFQEVMHEESNLIFLYFNIDRLAIHKHFTNLKVSAVKPGYDISAFTLKSN; the protein is encoded by the coding sequence ATGAGCGCTAAGAAGCTTTTCTTTTTTCTACTACTTTTATTTTTTTTTAACGCTTGCCAGCCTGCTAATAAAAAGGAAGAGGTAGTGGTTAGAGCCGTAGCCGATCCGGAAACTTTAAACCCCATTGGGTTTAGTTCGGCAAATGCGGTGCAAATTATAGCTTTACTGTACCAGTCGCTTTTAACGATAGATTTACAAGACCAACAACTGAAACCGCTACTGGTAGAAAAGCTACCGGCAGTGCGGCAGGAAAAAGGTAAGTCGTACTTTACTTACCAACTACGTAAAGAAGCTGTTTGGGACGATCAGAATCCAATTACTGGCCGCGATGTAGCTTTTACGTTAAAAGTTATTAAAGCCCCACTGGTAAAAAATAATAAATTGCGAATAGCCCTGGATTATGTTCAGGATATAAAGTTGGACCCGCGGGATCCCCGAAAATTTACAATTGAATGCGAGGGGTATGTGCCCGAAATGGGTTGGGAAACGGGTGATTTTGCAATACTTCCTGTCCATCTGGTTGATCCGCAGCATCTTTTAGACGAATTTTCGGTGCCGGATTTAATAAACCAGTATGATTCACTTAGCAATCACCCTAAAATAAAAACCTTTGCGGATTGGTTTAACAGTGCCCGATTTACCAGAGATAAACAATTTTTAAAAGGGAGTGGTGGCTACGAACTGGTAGATTGGAAAACCGGGCAATACGTACGACTAAAGCAAAAAGAAAACTGGTGGGCAACTCGTCTGAAGCCTCAACTATCTTATATTACGGCGCAGCCTGCCAATATTAACTTCCAAATTATTCCTGAAAATTACTCGGCTTTAGTAGCACTAAATAATGGCCAGTTAGATGTTTTCTCCGGAATACCTCCCACTAACTTTGTAAAATTAAAACGAGATAAATCTTTTTTAGAAAGATACGCTCTGTTTACTCCTGCTACTTACGATTTCACCTATATCGGCATAAATGGCCGTAACAAGAAGTTTGCGGATAAGCGCACGCGCCAAGCATTAGCGCATTTGCTCGATATTCCTAAAATAATTACTATAACCCAGCATAATTTTGCGAAGCCTACCGTTGGAATAGTAAACCCCATCGACAAACAATTTTACAATGATAGCATTCAGCCGTATTCCCTAAACTTACAAGAAGCGGAACATTTGCTGCGACTTGCCGGTTGGCAACAAAAAAACAATGGCTGGCAAAAGCAAATAAATGGTCAGGTAATTCCTCTAGCCATTAAATTTAATTACCGGGCGGGCAATAATGAGTTTGAGAATATTGCTGTAATTTTTCAGGAAGCGGCCGCTAAAATTCATATTCCGGTAACTATTGAGCCCCTGGAAAGCGTTTTATTAAGTAATAAGCTAAGAGCCCAGGATTTTGAAGTAACTATACGCTACTCTATGGGGAACCCGGGAGCCTTTAATTATAAACCCATTCTGCACTCAGAAAGCGCTGTTCCCGGCGGACTTAATTTTACTGGTTTTGGTACTACCCAGAGCGATAAGTTAATTGAAGCTATTAGTCAAACCAAAGATAATACCCAACGGGCTAAATTGCTGCGTAAATTCCAGGAAGTAATGCACGAAGAAAGTAATCTTATTTTCCTTTACTTTAATATCGACCGACTGGCTATTCATAAGCACTTCACTAATTTAAAAGTTTCGGCGGTTAAACCCGGTTATGATATTAGCGCTTTTACTTTAAAAAGCAATTAA
- a CDS encoding response regulator transcription factor, protein MVRILLVEDDENLGFLVQDNLESEGYAVQLCADGLTGLRVFGQQTFDLCILDVMLPVVDGFTLAQEIRKINTSVPLIFLTAKSQPDDRIHGLRLGADDYLTKPFRLEELNLRLKAILKRTFISPIPNTIITFGQSRLDYPNLLLWVQNQKLQLTQKEADVLRMLCLQLNTIVKRELILKTIWEDNGYFVARSMDVFISKLRKYLRPDQSLRISTIHGVGYKLEELSNASK, encoded by the coding sequence TTGGTACGCATATTACTGGTAGAAGACGACGAAAACCTGGGTTTTCTGGTGCAGGATAACCTGGAAAGCGAAGGTTACGCAGTGCAGTTGTGTGCCGATGGCCTTACCGGATTGCGGGTATTTGGGCAGCAAACTTTTGATTTATGTATTCTGGATGTAATGTTGCCCGTTGTCGATGGCTTTACCCTGGCGCAGGAAATCCGGAAAATAAATACTTCGGTTCCGCTTATTTTTCTTACGGCAAAATCGCAGCCCGACGACCGGATTCACGGCTTACGCTTAGGCGCCGATGATTATCTTACCAAACCATTCCGCCTGGAAGAATTAAATCTACGCCTGAAAGCCATTCTGAAACGTACCTTTATTTCACCTATCCCCAATACTATTATTACTTTTGGCCAGAGCCGGCTCGATTATCCTAATCTTTTGTTGTGGGTACAAAACCAGAAACTACAACTCACGCAAAAAGAAGCAGATGTGCTCCGGATGCTGTGCTTGCAATTGAATACGATTGTGAAACGCGAGCTTATTTTAAAAACCATTTGGGAAGACAACGGCTATTTTGTAGCCCGGAGCATGGATGTTTTTATTTCCAAACTTCGCAAGTATTTACGCCCTGACCAATCGCTGCGCATTTCTACTATTCACGGAGTTGGGTATAAACTGGAAGAGTTGTCGAACGCAAGCAAATAA
- a CDS encoding protein O-mannosyl-transferase family: MQPAILFGKRNYLILLVGLSILVLGFILMCLDDKPYGFGVLGLTIGPALVVIGLLIPFGSILLGNRNAEKKTDKTRFDKINYGVGWLVFTLSLGVYFFTLEPTASFWDCGEFIAAAYKLQVPHAPGAPLFLLLGRMFSLLALGEVAKVAFWINSISALASAFTVLFLFWTITILTRKAVLKLGTTPTNWQIFLIISSGVIGSFSFAFSDSFWFSAVEAEVYALSSFFTAFVVWAMLKWESSSSSAVGYRWLLLIAYMMGLSIGVHLLNLLAIPAMAFIYYYRHYSFTWRGATITFVISLLLIGVFMAGIITGLPTLAGAFELFFVNSIGLPFRSGLLIFGLLFVSLLLYGLRRAHQKQKPVGQLLLLSFIFILVGYSSYLIIPIRSNYNPLLDENNPEDIISFIAYLKREQYEQRPLFYGPQYATELIDQKQGKPEYVKGRNRYEVADYKIVPVYDPKGLQLLPRLYSKEPSHLNEYQKWVAIDKNNPPTFRQNILYLLRYQLGHMYGRYFLWNFVGRDSDIQHAGVNWPWKSNQPLPHRIATNKAQNAYYALPLLLGLLGFWYHYRRQRKDATMVGLLFLFTGAAIAFYLNQPPIEPRERDYAFVGSFYAFAIWIGLGVPALAQVFQRISKSLLVPVTVAVGLSLLVPILLFQQNWDDHDRSDRYFATDMAHNILSSCAPNAILFTNGDNDTFPLWYAQEVEGFRTDVRVIVLSYLNTDWYISQMKRPAYTSAPLPISLEKEQYQFSTNSYLPYVAQPQVAAGMDVTQFISLVKQNHPALQVQAQDGRMFLSFPTKKFFLPVNKAAVLPKGIVPANRKAQVVDQITWEISPNGMEKKQLIIFDILASNNWQRPVYFSSTLNQDDFMYFKPYLQNEGMTYRLLPALNPNPGPEPYVAKEIMYQNLMQKFRWRNLQNPRIFYDETYQATIVTNYRQQFYALAEAYFIAGDAVQARNIINRCLTVLPDQSLPYDYQTVQLAELLAKTGEKEKSEAIRDTITQRATQALQYYLTDNNSVFTREIQINLLTLQQLTVTAQNLNQKQKAAELENLFMTYYNRL; this comes from the coding sequence ATGCAACCGGCAATTTTATTCGGCAAACGCAATTACCTGATTTTACTAGTAGGGCTAAGCATTTTGGTTTTGGGTTTTATACTCATGTGCCTGGATGATAAACCCTATGGATTTGGTGTGTTAGGTTTAACCATTGGTCCTGCCTTAGTTGTAATTGGTTTACTTATTCCGTTTGGTTCTATTCTGCTTGGAAATAGAAATGCTGAAAAGAAAACTGATAAAACCCGCTTTGATAAAATCAATTACGGGGTAGGTTGGCTCGTATTTACTTTAAGCTTGGGAGTTTATTTTTTCACTCTGGAACCTACGGCCAGCTTTTGGGATTGCGGCGAATTTATTGCGGCGGCTTACAAGTTGCAGGTACCGCACGCTCCCGGAGCACCTTTGTTCTTGCTTTTAGGCCGAATGTTTTCTTTACTAGCTTTAGGAGAGGTAGCCAAAGTAGCTTTTTGGATAAACAGCATTTCGGCTTTGGCCAGCGCCTTTACCGTTCTGTTTTTGTTCTGGACCATTACTATCTTAACCAGAAAAGCAGTCTTAAAATTAGGTACCACTCCTACCAACTGGCAAATATTTTTAATTATTAGCAGCGGCGTTATTGGTTCTTTCAGTTTTGCTTTTTCCGATTCGTTCTGGTTTTCAGCCGTCGAAGCGGAGGTATATGCCTTATCCTCTTTCTTTACCGCTTTTGTGGTTTGGGCCATGCTGAAATGGGAAAGCAGTTCTTCTTCGGCAGTGGGTTACCGTTGGCTCTTGCTGATTGCCTATATGATGGGGCTTTCCATCGGGGTACACTTATTAAATCTACTCGCTATTCCGGCCATGGCTTTTATCTACTATTACCGACATTATTCTTTTACCTGGCGAGGAGCTACAATTACTTTTGTTATTAGTCTGCTGCTGATTGGTGTATTTATGGCCGGCATCATCACGGGTTTACCTACTTTAGCCGGCGCTTTCGAGTTGTTTTTTGTTAATTCAATTGGCTTACCCTTTCGGAGCGGATTATTAATTTTTGGGTTGCTATTTGTGAGTCTGCTGTTGTACGGCTTACGCCGGGCGCATCAGAAACAAAAACCAGTAGGTCAACTGCTACTTCTGAGTTTTATTTTTATCCTGGTAGGCTATTCTTCTTACCTGATTATTCCTATTCGCTCCAACTACAATCCTTTACTCGACGAAAATAATCCAGAAGATATTATTAGTTTCATTGCCTATCTCAAACGGGAACAATACGAACAACGTCCTTTATTCTACGGACCACAATACGCCACCGAGTTAATCGACCAGAAACAAGGCAAACCCGAATATGTAAAAGGAAGAAATCGCTACGAAGTGGCCGATTATAAAATTGTACCGGTTTACGACCCCAAAGGCTTGCAGCTTTTGCCCCGGCTCTACAGCAAAGAACCCAGCCATTTAAACGAATACCAGAAGTGGGTAGCCATTGATAAAAATAATCCGCCTACTTTCCGGCAAAACATATTGTACCTGTTGCGTTACCAGTTAGGCCACATGTACGGCCGGTATTTTCTGTGGAATTTTGTGGGTCGCGACAGCGATATTCAGCATGCAGGCGTGAACTGGCCCTGGAAAAGCAACCAGCCACTACCTCATCGTATTGCCACAAATAAAGCCCAAAATGCTTACTATGCCTTACCCTTACTTTTAGGACTTCTCGGTTTTTGGTACCATTACCGCCGCCAGCGGAAAGATGCAACCATGGTGGGCTTATTGTTTCTATTTACCGGGGCCGCCATTGCTTTTTACCTTAATCAACCACCCATTGAACCTCGGGAGCGGGATTACGCTTTTGTGGGTTCGTTTTATGCCTTTGCTATTTGGATTGGTCTGGGCGTACCGGCACTGGCGCAGGTTTTTCAGCGAATAAGTAAATCTTTACTGGTTCCGGTTACCGTAGCGGTCGGTTTAAGCCTGTTGGTACCCATTCTTCTCTTCCAACAAAACTGGGACGACCACGACCGCTCCGACCGGTATTTTGCCACGGATATGGCTCATAACATTCTTTCTTCCTGCGCACCAAATGCCATATTATTTACGAACGGCGATAACGATACTTTCCCGCTGTGGTACGCCCAGGAAGTAGAAGGTTTCCGGACGGATGTGCGCGTTATTGTATTGAGTTACTTGAACACCGATTGGTATATTAGTCAGATGAAGCGGCCTGCCTATACCTCGGCTCCCTTGCCTATTTCGCTGGAAAAAGAACAGTACCAGTTTAGCACTAACAGCTATTTACCTTACGTTGCCCAACCGCAAGTTGCCGCCGGTATGGATGTAACCCAATTCATTTCCCTGGTAAAGCAAAACCACCCCGCCTTGCAAGTTCAGGCCCAGGATGGACGAATGTTTTTATCCTTTCCGACCAAAAAATTCTTTTTACCGGTTAATAAAGCGGCCGTATTGCCAAAAGGCATTGTTCCGGCAAACCGCAAGGCGCAGGTAGTTGACCAAATAACTTGGGAAATTTCGCCAAATGGAATGGAGAAAAAGCAATTAATAATTTTTGATATTCTGGCCTCTAACAATTGGCAGCGCCCGGTTTATTTTTCTTCGACGCTGAACCAGGACGATTTTATGTACTTTAAACCTTACCTGCAAAACGAAGGCATGACTTACCGCTTGCTCCCCGCTTTAAATCCTAATCCGGGTCCGGAGCCTTACGTAGCCAAAGAGATTATGTACCAAAACCTGATGCAGAAATTCCGGTGGCGTAATTTACAAAACCCGCGTATTTTTTACGACGAAACTTACCAGGCCACTATTGTTACGAATTACCGCCAGCAATTTTACGCTTTAGCCGAAGCTTATTTTATAGCTGGTGATGCTGTTCAAGCCCGGAATATTATTAATCGTTGCTTAACCGTTTTGCCCGACCAATCCTTGCCTTACGATTACCAAACGGTACAATTAGCCGAATTACTGGCGAAAACCGGTGAAAAAGAAAAAAGCGAAGCCATCCGGGATACAATTACCCAGCGGGCTACTCAGGCACTACAATATTATTTAACCGATAACAATTCTGTATTTACCCGCGAAATTCAAATAAACCTGCTCACTTTGCAACAACTAACGGTAACAGCCCAAAACCTGAACCAAAAGCAAAAAGCAGCTGAACTGGAGAATTTGTTTATGACGTATTATAACCGATTATGA
- a CDS encoding sensor histidine kinase, translating into MSRRKIRMIIILATVALGGLLTVQLLWLNKAFKSEEKEFNLAVQVAMSQTVQQLLAKANPVETAKPVKHLTSSFFLAEVNAPIKAQELDTLLRQEFARRHLSIPYEYGILNAEDDTLVFGNYVPATIKVTKTEAFLKNTIQAAPNGYYNFVVVFPTRTTHILSEMQLWVYSTLALLVVILFFAYILYSILQEKRLSELKADFINNMTHELQTPITNIAIASEILRKADSNLPAAKSQRYHQIIFQENERLKSQVEQVLQMAELDKKAMRLTKTSINVHQLLADSLQRLSLRLQKRSGQITCYLNAEKATIEADSQHLTNALYNLLDNAEKYSPQTPNIQVSTRNYQQGILISIADKGQGIRKEVQRFIFDTFYRVPTGNIHNVRGFGLGLSYVKTIIQAHQGSIRVKSQENQGSCFELYLPFRA; encoded by the coding sequence ATGAGCCGCAGAAAAATCAGGATGATTATTATACTGGCTACGGTAGCTTTAGGAGGTTTGCTAACCGTGCAGCTGCTATGGTTAAATAAAGCTTTTAAATCCGAAGAAAAAGAATTTAATCTGGCGGTGCAGGTAGCCATGAGCCAAACGGTGCAGCAATTACTGGCAAAAGCCAACCCGGTAGAAACAGCTAAACCGGTTAAACACCTGACTTCCAGTTTTTTTCTGGCCGAAGTAAATGCGCCGATAAAAGCGCAGGAACTGGATACTTTACTTCGCCAGGAATTTGCCCGCCGGCATTTAAGTATTCCTTATGAGTATGGCATTTTAAATGCCGAAGATGATACCTTGGTTTTTGGAAATTACGTGCCGGCAACCATAAAAGTAACTAAAACAGAAGCTTTCCTCAAAAATACTATCCAGGCAGCCCCGAATGGTTATTACAATTTTGTGGTAGTTTTCCCCACTAGAACTACGCACATCCTCAGCGAAATGCAGTTATGGGTTTACTCTACTTTGGCGCTACTGGTAGTTATACTATTTTTTGCTTATATCCTTTATTCTATTCTGCAGGAAAAACGACTATCCGAATTAAAAGCCGATTTCATTAATAACATGACCCATGAACTGCAAACCCCTATTACCAATATTGCCATTGCCAGCGAAATTTTAAGAAAAGCCGATTCTAACTTGCCAGCGGCTAAATCCCAACGTTACCACCAGATTATTTTTCAGGAAAACGAGCGCTTAAAATCACAGGTAGAACAGGTACTGCAAATGGCTGAGTTAGATAAAAAAGCCATGCGTCTTACCAAAACCAGTATCAACGTGCACCAGTTACTCGCAGATAGTTTGCAACGCCTTAGCTTGCGGTTACAAAAACGTTCGGGCCAGATTACCTGTTATTTAAACGCCGAAAAAGCTACCATTGAAGCCGACAGCCAGCATCTGACCAATGCTTTGTATAACTTACTCGATAACGCCGAGAAATATTCTCCGCAAACTCCCAATATCCAGGTTTCGACCCGCAACTACCAGCAGGGTATTCTAATTTCCATTGCCGATAAAGGCCAGGGTATCCGGAAAGAAGTGCAACGGTTTATTTTCGATACTTTTTACCGGGTGCCTACCGGAAACATTCACAATGTACGCGGTTTTGGCCTGGGGTTAAGCTATGTTAAAACTATTATTCAAGCCCACCAGGGATCTATTCGGGTAAAAAGTCAGGAGAACCAAGGTAGCTGCTTTGAGCTTTATTTACCGTTTAGAGCTTAA
- a CDS encoding S41 family peptidase translates to MKKYVFSPYHKVVYSCLILFLLAFSFGFTDRYFEIAKNLDTFASIYRQLNSHYVDEVNPADLVREGIDAMLASLDPYTEYIPEADIEDFKMNYVSKQYAGIGISVFTRKDKIIVSEPYEGFSAQRADIRAGDEIVTINGVPVKGRGSSAVSEMLKGQKDTPVKLTIKRYGEKQPLEKTVLREVITFSNVSYAGLLQDSIGYIKLDKFLENSAQEVKQSFQNLKRQHQINALVLDLRGNGGGIVQESVDIVNLFVEKGKKIVTQKAKIKDKDIIYQATLSPVDPLIPLVVLVDRGSASASEIVAGAIQDLDRGTIIGNRTFGKGLVQQTINLPYNSLLKVTVAKYYTPSGRCIQALDYAHRNPDGSVRRVSDSLMAEYKTANGRSVYDGNGIYPDLVTKEKSYHNIAYSLISKSLHFDYATHYRMTHASIPSARSFTLNNADYQEFTKYLADKDYNYTTKSEKNLEELKSIAEKEKYFEDIKLEYNALKSKLVRNKKDDLSRCQDEIKEIIENEIVSRYYFQKGRLEASFKTDADVKEAIKVLSDRNKYVAILKGQGPYKVIGKPKMEALVNANQQPSNSN, encoded by the coding sequence ATGAAAAAATATGTATTCTCTCCGTACCATAAGGTTGTTTATAGTTGTCTGATCTTATTCTTACTGGCATTTTCTTTTGGATTCACCGATCGGTACTTCGAAATAGCGAAAAACCTGGATACTTTTGCCTCTATCTACCGGCAGTTAAATAGCCATTACGTAGATGAAGTGAACCCCGCCGACTTAGTACGCGAAGGCATTGATGCCATGCTAGCCTCCCTGGACCCGTACACCGAATACATTCCAGAAGCTGACATCGAAGATTTTAAAATGAATTACGTGAGTAAGCAGTACGCGGGTATTGGCATATCGGTGTTTACCCGAAAAGATAAAATTATCGTATCAGAACCTTACGAAGGCTTTTCGGCTCAACGGGCCGATATCCGGGCCGGCGATGAAATAGTAACCATTAACGGAGTTCCGGTGAAAGGTCGGGGGAGTAGCGCTGTTAGCGAAATGTTAAAAGGGCAAAAGGATACTCCCGTTAAACTTACTATAAAGCGTTACGGCGAAAAACAGCCATTAGAAAAAACAGTTTTGCGGGAAGTAATAACCTTTAGTAATGTATCCTACGCGGGCTTGCTGCAAGATAGTATTGGGTACATTAAGCTCGATAAATTTTTAGAAAATTCCGCTCAGGAGGTAAAACAATCTTTCCAAAACTTAAAACGACAGCACCAAATAAATGCCTTGGTACTAGATTTACGGGGTAACGGGGGTGGAATTGTGCAGGAGTCGGTGGACATTGTGAATTTGTTTGTAGAGAAAGGAAAGAAAATAGTAACGCAAAAAGCCAAAATAAAAGACAAAGATATCATTTACCAGGCTACCCTGTCGCCGGTAGATCCGTTAATTCCGTTGGTGGTACTTGTGGATCGGGGCTCTGCCTCCGCCTCGGAAATTGTAGCCGGGGCTATTCAGGATTTGGATCGGGGTACTATTATTGGTAATCGTACTTTTGGGAAAGGCCTGGTACAGCAAACCATTAATTTACCTTATAATTCACTGTTAAAAGTAACGGTAGCCAAATATTATACTCCCAGCGGACGGTGCATCCAGGCGCTTGATTATGCGCACCGCAATCCCGATGGCAGCGTTCGCCGAGTATCAGATTCGTTAATGGCCGAATATAAAACCGCCAATGGCCGCTCTGTTTACGATGGCAATGGTATTTACCCAGATTTAGTTACCAAAGAAAAAAGCTACCACAACATTGCGTATAGCCTCATTAGCAAGTCGTTACATTTTGATTATGCTACCCACTACCGCATGACCCATGCTTCTATTCCGTCGGCGCGCTCCTTTACCCTCAACAATGCGGATTACCAGGAATTTACTAAGTACCTAGCCGACAAAGATTATAATTATACGACCAAGAGCGAAAAGAACTTAGAAGAACTTAAAAGCATTGCGGAAAAGGAAAAGTATTTCGAGGATATTAAATTAGAATACAACGCCCTGAAAAGTAAATTAGTCCGGAATAAAAAAGATGATTTAAGCCGTTGCCAAGACGAAATAAAAGAAATTATAGAAAACGAAATTGTATCGCGTTATTATTTTCAGAAAGGCCGCTTAGAAGCTTCTTTTAAAACCGATGCGGACGTAAAAGAAGCCATTAAAGTACTATCGGATAGAAATAAGTATGTGGCTATCCTGAAAGGGCAAGGCCCTTATAAAGTAATTGGCAAACCTAAAATGGAAGCTTTGGTAAATGCCAATCAGCAGCCGTCGAATAGTAACTAA
- a CDS encoding OmpA family protein — MSIKEADALFNRFQYALALPAYQKIVKDQNSNLYLTQRIADCYRQLNNSKEAEQWYTRVIQFPDFDPEALRYAADAARKNGKYDRARQWYEQFAQRVPAHANLASQLAAGCDSAQQWLVKPEPYELQKAENINSKNSDFSPALFQNSLVFTSDRPTAKSKKVSGWTGNPYPKIYWAPKQINGQFGTPIALGSPINNQYHNGSAAFSPDGQTLYFTRINQVKTEIKNGNTDPFSWVKFDAPKPTVNRLEIYISQKQGENWGEPKPFAHNKASAYSVGHPAISPDGDLLYFVSDMPGGFGDTDIYYCARQVDGSWSKPVNAGKEINTAGKEVFPVVAAPNKLYFSSEGHIGMGGLDIFSAEGKGATWKNVKNLKYPLNSSADDFGIVFDETKEAGFLSSNRNSDNGTDDIYAFKRVRSPCLLAGRVIERVLQTKGEFTEKPVAGARLRLYLPGDTTASNIYSDAQGNFTFPVKSGLAYALQASKEGYLVKTTDLTPDCPPEVDQVKLSVVLDRNTLNTTIILENIYYDFDKYDIRPEAKPELDKLVRILQDNPTIRIELGSHTDSRQTGEYNKKLSQLRAEAAVNYIISRGIDSSRLIAKGYGETQLLNGCKDGVACSELEHQINRRTEVKILSR, encoded by the coding sequence ATGTCTATAAAAGAAGCAGACGCTTTGTTTAACCGGTTTCAGTATGCCTTAGCTTTACCTGCGTACCAAAAAATAGTAAAAGACCAAAACTCCAATTTATACCTCACTCAACGGATTGCTGATTGCTACCGCCAATTAAATAATTCCAAAGAAGCCGAACAATGGTACACCCGGGTAATTCAATTTCCGGATTTTGACCCTGAAGCCCTGAGATACGCAGCAGATGCGGCGCGCAAAAACGGTAAATACGATCGTGCTCGGCAGTGGTATGAACAATTTGCCCAACGAGTTCCGGCACATGCAAATCTGGCGAGCCAACTTGCCGCTGGTTGCGATAGTGCCCAGCAATGGCTGGTAAAGCCGGAGCCATACGAATTGCAAAAAGCAGAAAATATTAATTCTAAAAATTCTGATTTTAGCCCGGCTTTATTTCAAAATAGCCTGGTATTCACCTCTGACCGGCCAACGGCTAAGAGCAAGAAAGTTTCTGGTTGGACGGGCAATCCCTATCCTAAAATTTATTGGGCTCCTAAACAAATCAATGGGCAGTTTGGGACGCCAATAGCTTTGGGATCGCCCATTAATAACCAATATCATAATGGTTCGGCCGCTTTTTCTCCGGATGGGCAAACCTTGTATTTTACCCGCATTAATCAGGTAAAAACCGAAATTAAAAATGGGAATACCGATCCGTTTAGCTGGGTGAAGTTTGATGCGCCCAAACCTACTGTCAATCGTCTCGAGATTTATATATCCCAAAAACAGGGTGAAAATTGGGGCGAACCAAAACCATTTGCTCATAACAAAGCTAGTGCTTATTCGGTCGGGCATCCGGCTATTTCCCCGGATGGCGACCTGCTTTATTTTGTATCGGATATGCCGGGAGGGTTTGGCGACACGGATATATATTATTGCGCGCGGCAAGTAGATGGCTCCTGGAGTAAGCCGGTTAATGCAGGTAAAGAAATTAATACGGCCGGTAAAGAAGTGTTCCCGGTGGTAGCGGCACCCAATAAGCTGTATTTTTCTTCCGAAGGACATATAGGAATGGGTGGTCTGGATATTTTCTCGGCCGAAGGAAAAGGCGCTACCTGGAAAAATGTAAAAAATCTAAAATATCCGCTTAACTCTTCTGCCGACGATTTTGGGATAGTCTTCGACGAAACGAAAGAAGCCGGTTTTTTATCTTCTAATCGCAACAGCGACAATGGCACCGACGACATCTACGCTTTTAAACGGGTGCGTTCGCCGTGTTTGTTAGCCGGTAGAGTTATTGAACGGGTTCTGCAGACAAAAGGAGAGTTCACGGAAAAGCCGGTAGCAGGAGCGCGACTTCGTTTGTATCTGCCGGGTGATACCACGGCAAGCAATATCTATTCAGATGCTCAAGGTAATTTCACTTTTCCGGTTAAATCCGGTCTTGCCTACGCACTACAAGCCAGTAAAGAAGGCTATTTAGTTAAAACTACCGACCTCACTCCCGATTGTCCACCGGAAGTAGATCAAGTAAAATTAAGCGTTGTTTTGGATCGGAACACGCTCAATACCACTATTATTCTGGAAAATATTTACTACGATTTTGATAAGTACGACATCCGACCCGAAGCCAAGCCGGAATTAGATAAACTGGTGCGCATTTTACAGGATAACCCTACCATCCGGATTGAATTAGGCTCCCATACGGATAGTCGCCAAACCGGAGAGTACAATAAGAAATTATCCCAATTGCGCGCCGAAGCGGCCGTGAATTACATTATTTCCCGCGGTATAGATTCCAGCCGTTTAATTGCCAAAGGCTACGGCGAAACCCAATTGCTCAACGGTTGTAAAGACGGCGTTGCCTGCTCCGAACTCGAACACCAAATTAACCGCCGCACTGAGGTTAAGATTCTGAGTAGATAG